One window of Inquilinus sp. Marseille-Q2685 genomic DNA carries:
- a CDS encoding calcium-binding protein gives MSQITGTANDDFLFGTAGDDVIKGLGGHDALDGGAGNDLLNGGDGDDSLYGGDGNDALTGGAGADTIDTGAGTNVADGGAGDDLIGGGEGSDVLHGGDGNDSITANSGDDVVLGGAGHDLISGDEGSDVLVGGSGDDIIDGGDGNDVLTGGAGYDTLTGNTGADAFVFAGVSESTPALADIVADFSAADHDVINLSAIDAKSTACGNQAFSFIGTDTFSGKAGQLRIEQVDAATALVQGDVNGDKIADFAIEVHGTESLTLTASDFVL, from the coding sequence ATGAGCCAGATCACGGGAACCGCGAATGATGATTTCCTGTTCGGCACCGCGGGTGACGACGTCATCAAGGGCCTCGGAGGCCACGACGCTCTCGACGGCGGCGCCGGCAACGACCTGCTGAATGGCGGCGACGGCGACGACTCGCTCTATGGCGGCGACGGCAACGATGCCCTGACCGGTGGCGCCGGTGCCGACACCATCGATACCGGTGCCGGAACCAATGTGGCCGATGGCGGCGCGGGCGACGATCTGATCGGCGGCGGCGAGGGCAGCGATGTCCTGCATGGCGGCGACGGCAACGATTCGATCACCGCCAACAGCGGCGATGACGTCGTGCTCGGGGGCGCCGGCCATGACCTGATCTCCGGCGATGAGGGCAGCGACGTGCTCGTCGGCGGCAGCGGCGACGACATCATCGACGGCGGCGATGGCAATGATGTCCTCACCGGCGGCGCCGGATACGATACCTTGACGGGCAACACCGGCGCCGACGCCTTCGTCTTCGCCGGGGTTTCTGAGAGCACGCCGGCGCTGGCCGACATCGTGGCCGACTTCAGCGCGGCCGATCACGACGTCATCAACCTGTCGGCAATCGACGCCAAGAGCACGGCCTGCGGCAACCAAGCCTTCAGCTTCATCGGCACCGACACCTTCTCGGGCAAGGCCGGGCAGCTGCGGATCGAGCAGGTCGACGCCGCGACCGCCCTGGTCCAGGGCGATGTGAACGGCGACAAGATCGCGGATTTCGCGATCGAGGTGCATGGGACCGAGTCACTGACGCTGACCGCCAGCGACTTCGTCCTCTAA